One Sagittula stellata E-37 genomic window carries:
- a CDS encoding ABC transporter permease subunit, with the protein MRSFWLGTLLALVAAATRGRWPDRVIRAIAVVLAASPGFWVAKPLVTFFAVGLGWLPACCATPPGQLATEVSLADRWRHMILPVATLSVVGIAPLVLHTRQSLTAFLDSPAGRHLSTHGARRAAPFDPRRPPCGWPSAPACSTRPGSR; encoded by the coding sequence GTGCGGTCCTTCTGGCTCGGCACCCTGCTAGCGCTGGTAGCTGCCGCGACGCGCGGGCGTTGGCCCGACCGAGTGATCCGCGCCATTGCCGTCGTGCTTGCCGCCAGCCCGGGGTTCTGGGTGGCGAAACCGCTGGTCACTTTCTTTGCCGTCGGGCTGGGATGGCTGCCCGCCTGCTGCGCAACGCCTCCCGGGCAACTGGCCACCGAGGTCTCGTTGGCGGATCGCTGGCGTCACATGATCCTGCCGGTTGCCACCCTTTCAGTCGTGGGCATCGCGCCGCTGGTGCTACACACGAGGCAGAGCCTGACCGCCTTTCTCGACAGCCCCGCCGGGCGGCACCTTTCGACCCACGGCGCCCGCCGGGCGGCACCTTTCGACCCACGGCGCCCGCCCTGCGGCTGGCCTTCGGCCCCTGCTTGTAGCACGCGGCCGGGGTCGCGATGA
- a CDS encoding ABC transporter permease subunit has protein sequence MTVHLAGAGELFGGSVLAEAVFAWPGLGQATGADAPMPMGIGLATLLYVFAGNLLADIAAHLTDPRLRRPI, from the coding sequence ATGACCGTGCACCTCGCTGGGGCCGGAGAGCTCTTCGGCGGCTCGGTGCTGGCCGAGGCGGTGTTTGCCTGGCCCGGCCTCGGGCAGGCGACGGGGGCGGACGCGCCGATGCCGATGGGGATCGGGCTGGCGACGCTGCTGTACGTCTTCGCCGGTAATCTCTTGGCGGACATTGCCGCCCATCTGACCGATCCACGTTTGAGGCGACCCATATGA
- a CDS encoding ABC transporter permease: MSERAELTLALPARRRNRRRRAMRHEIVALALLGIVLAGAALLPESALSKKHRRPGAATAGGAPDGDRYAGRDIAARIVAAVAGSLQVGLLAAGASTLVAAALGLAVTFGRVADHAVGVLTELALGLPHFVLLIMIAFAMGAGTIGVIVAVALTHWPRLARVLRHETRTIAASEYVANSRALGRSRAWVALHHLAPHLVPQINAGFVVIFPQTILHEAGLSFIGLGIEPHLPSIGVMLSESLREVMAGHWRVAATPGLGPMLVAHAFERFGEALRQLSDPLERLS, encoded by the coding sequence ATGAGCGAAAGGGCCGAGCTGACCCTGGCGTTGCCTGCCCGCCGCCGTAACCGGCGGCGACGGGCGATGCGTCACGAGATCGTCGCGCTGGCGCTTCTGGGCATTGTGCTGGCGGGGGCGGCGCTGCTGCCAGAAAGCGCGCTGTCGAAAAAACACCGCCGCCCGGGCGCTGCCACCGCAGGCGGCGCACCCGATGGGGACCGATATGCTGGCCGCGACATCGCCGCCCGGATCGTCGCCGCTGTCGCTGGGAGTCTGCAGGTCGGACTGCTGGCGGCGGGGGCCTCGACCCTCGTCGCAGCGGCGCTTGGATTGGCGGTAACCTTCGGGCGCGTTGCGGATCACGCGGTCGGCGTGCTGACCGAGCTCGCGCTCGGCCTGCCACATTTCGTTCTGCTCATCATGATCGCCTTCGCAATGGGAGCCGGGACGATCGGCGTGATCGTCGCCGTCGCGCTGACCCATTGGCCGCGGCTCGCCCGTGTCCTGCGTCACGAGACCCGGACCATCGCCGCCTCCGAATACGTGGCCAACTCGCGCGCGCTCGGACGTTCGCGGGCTTGGGTCGCCCTCCATCACTTGGCGCCGCATCTCGTGCCGCAGATCAACGCCGGGTTCGTCGTAATCTTTCCACAAACCATCCTGCACGAGGCCGGGCTTAGCTTCATCGGTCTCGGGATCGAACCGCATCTGCCCTCGATCGGAGTGATGCTGTCGGAAAGCCTGCGCGAGGTCATGGCCGGTCACTGGCGGGTCGCCGCCACCCCGGGGCTTGGCCCAATGCTGGTCGCTCACGCTTTCGAACGGTTTGGTGAGGCGCTGCGCCAACTGTCGGACCCATTGGAGAGGCTGTCATGA
- a CDS encoding ATP-binding cassette domain-containing protein translates to MSLKVEDLSVRFLTGPVPEGASLSVQFGEIVGLTGNSGAGKSLVAKALAGALPPNATRTGKITIDGAPVDPRRIALAPQRLDALDLLAQVSRQNQRFARLAGRSANVSGALAGVGLPAETTRLYPHELSGGMARCVLLVTALATGADWIVADEPTVGPDEATAGRILSLLADLSIGGRGVNFFRMTLSVW, encoded by the coding sequence ATGAGCCTAAAAGTCGAAGACCTGTCGGTGCGCTTTCTGACCGGCCCGGTGCCAGAGGGAGCCTCACTGTCAGTGCAGTTCGGCGAAATCGTCGGGCTGACCGGTAACTCCGGCGCGGGTAAGAGCCTTGTGGCAAAGGCCCTGGCCGGCGCGCTGCCGCCTAACGCCACCCGGACCGGCAAAATCACCATCGACGGTGCGCCGGTCGATCCACGACGCATCGCACTGGCCCCGCAGCGGCTGGATGCGCTGGATCTGCTCGCGCAGGTCAGCCGTCAGAACCAACGGTTCGCGCGTCTTGCTGGCCGATCCGCCAACGTGTCCGGCGCGTTGGCCGGCGTCGGTCTGCCGGCAGAGACAACGAGGCTCTATCCGCATGAACTGTCAGGCGGCATGGCGCGCTGCGTCCTGCTGGTCACGGCACTGGCCACCGGCGCGGACTGGATCGTCGCCGACGAGCCGACAGTCGGACCGGACGAGGCCACGGCGGGCCGGATCCTGTCCCTGCTTGCAGACCTGTCCATCGGCGGGCGCGGGGTGAACTTTTTTCGCATGACCTTGTCGGTTTGGTGA
- a CDS encoding ATP-binding cassette domain-containing protein produces MLSRILAGHLEPDYGQVLLEGRRVASARPGRPAPLQYAPQSPELAVDRRWTVRKILAKGTAPDPAVLAALGIRGICASRVPDQLSGGELARVLFARLFHPG; encoded by the coding sequence ATGCTGAGCCGTATCCTCGCAGGTCACCTGGAACCCGACTATGGCCAGGTTCTACTGGAGGGAAGGAGAGTGGCTTCGGCAAGACCGGGCCGCCCAGCCCCATTGCAATACGCCCCGCAATCGCCTGAACTGGCGGTCGACCGGCGCTGGACGGTACGCAAAATCCTGGCCAAGGGCACGGCACCCGACCCCGCGGTTCTTGCGGCACTCGGTATCCGGGGTATCTGTGCAAGCCGAGTGCCGGACCAATTGTCAGGCGGCGAGCTGGCGCGGGTCTTATTCGCGCGACTGTTCCACCCGGGCTAG
- a CDS encoding class II glutamine amidotransferase, whose amino-acid sequence MCELFAMSAAEPHTVRYELDLFAAEGGEKHRNRDGWGILFAQDRDCYVFREPDPAASSELSRMVVRNERPCKQLMAHVRRASVGGVELANTHPFDRVAWGRRHAFAHNGGLPGIEDRADTQDLLGQRVGDTDSELAFLLLLDRLNASGATDPAARFDVFTRFAGDMCDLGSANFLFFDGERLFVHADRRRFETEDGVTEPREPGLNMRSFDERHAGQPWVAAGASITKVSGPLHLFASVPLDPEGWEPLDRGTVMMLKDGVIEAQGRA is encoded by the coding sequence ATGTGTGAATTGTTCGCGATGAGTGCTGCGGAGCCGCACACGGTTCGGTACGAACTTGACCTCTTCGCCGCGGAAGGGGGAGAGAAGCACCGCAATCGTGACGGCTGGGGAATCCTGTTCGCCCAGGATCGCGATTGCTATGTTTTCCGCGAACCGGATCCCGCGGCGTCCAGCGAACTTTCCCGCATGGTCGTCCGCAACGAGCGTCCCTGCAAACAACTCATGGCGCATGTTCGCCGCGCCAGCGTCGGAGGGGTGGAACTGGCCAATACCCATCCCTTCGACCGCGTGGCTTGGGGACGACGCCACGCATTTGCGCACAATGGCGGATTGCCGGGGATCGAAGACCGCGCGGACACGCAGGATCTGCTTGGCCAGAGGGTCGGCGACACGGACTCCGAGCTTGCCTTCCTGCTGCTTCTCGACCGCCTGAACGCATCTGGCGCCACCGATCCGGCGGCACGCTTCGATGTCTTCACCCGGTTTGCCGGCGACATGTGCGATCTGGGAAGTGCCAACTTTCTGTTCTTCGACGGGGAACGCCTGTTCGTGCATGCCGACCGCCGACGCTTTGAAACCGAAGACGGTGTGACTGAGCCGCGCGAGCCCGGTCTGAACATGCGCAGCTTCGATGAGCGCCACGCAGGGCAGCCTTGGGTAGCGGCAGGCGCCAGCATCACGAAGGTGTCCGGCCCGTTGCATCTTTTCGCCTCGGTGCCGCTCGATCCGGAAGGTTGGGAGCCATTGGACCGCGGAACCGTGATGATGCTGAAAGACGGTGTCATCGAAGCGCAAGGTCGGGCCTGA
- a CDS encoding endonuclease/exonuclease/phosphatase family protein, giving the protein MHGGYKNCPKQVRAMSARPGVGEERSMRVASYNIRKAVGLDWRRDPHRVVDVLGEIDADVIALQEADRRIGTRAGVLPLDRLETELGYIMTDVSIRPLSHGWQGNAILVRSRLFDHVAERILLPTMEPRGAVSVRLRQPDLEVIGVHLGLTPGMRRKQMLTLQKRLEDCDHPVLLAGDFNEWNSGRLPFAAPATVVSPGLSFHASRPTASLDRFVLGPGLRSVSAHVHHSALAKRASDHLPVVVDIAFTTRNP; this is encoded by the coding sequence TTGCATGGCGGCTATAAAAACTGTCCCAAGCAGGTACGCGCGATGAGCGCACGTCCCGGTGTCGGCGAAGAGCGATCCATGCGGGTTGCAAGCTACAATATCCGCAAGGCCGTGGGGCTGGACTGGCGGCGCGACCCGCATAGGGTCGTCGATGTGTTGGGCGAGATCGACGCGGATGTCATCGCCTTGCAGGAAGCGGATCGGCGGATTGGCACGCGTGCGGGCGTGCTGCCCCTCGATCGCCTGGAAACCGAACTCGGTTACATCATGACCGATGTTTCAATTCGTCCTCTCAGTCACGGCTGGCAAGGAAACGCGATCCTGGTGCGATCGCGTCTGTTCGATCACGTTGCCGAACGTATCCTGTTGCCGACGATGGAGCCACGCGGCGCCGTCTCCGTTCGCCTGCGCCAGCCCGATCTTGAAGTGATCGGCGTGCATCTCGGCCTGACACCGGGAATGCGGCGCAAACAGATGCTGACCCTGCAGAAGCGGCTTGAGGATTGCGATCACCCGGTGCTCCTGGCGGGCGATTTCAACGAGTGGAATTCCGGGCGACTGCCGTTTGCGGCCCCTGCAACCGTCGTGTCTCCGGGTCTCAGCTTTCACGCAAGCCGACCCACGGCTTCGCTGGACAGGTTTGTGCTGGGACCCGGACTGCGCTCCGTTTCGGCTCATGTGCATCACTCTGCGCTGGCGAAACGGGCGTCAGACCATCTTCCGGTCGTCGTCGATATCGCCTTCACAACGCGCAACCCTTGA
- a CDS encoding hemerythrin domain-containing protein, with protein sequence MDVTQIILHDHAEQRRLFAAISEIDPSETDALKAIWGRLKALLDSHAEAEERFFYPDLLKTGTGAADADDADDETRDAIDDHNEIRDTGEEVQKYEVGSPEWFSAVAACEVANSDHMGEEERQGLVDFRKRNSLEVRHELGVKFLAFQCAHLTGVPVKDKDVDAYIKEPAQTLDNA encoded by the coding sequence ATGGACGTCACACAGATCATCCTGCACGATCATGCCGAACAACGCCGTCTGTTTGCCGCGATCAGCGAGATCGACCCAAGCGAAACCGACGCACTGAAAGCCATCTGGGGACGCCTGAAGGCTCTGCTCGACTCCCACGCGGAGGCCGAGGAACGCTTCTTCTATCCTGACTTGCTGAAGACAGGAACCGGTGCCGCCGACGCTGACGACGCCGACGATGAGACGCGCGATGCAATCGACGATCACAATGAGATCCGCGATACCGGCGAAGAGGTGCAGAAATACGAGGTTGGTTCGCCGGAGTGGTTCTCCGCGGTTGCGGCCTGCGAGGTCGCCAACAGCGATCACATGGGCGAAGAAGAGCGTCAGGGCCTGGTGGATTTCCGCAAGCGCAACTCGCTTGAAGTACGCCATGAGCTGGGCGTGAAATTCCTGGCGTTCCAGTGCGCGCACCTGACGGGCGTACCCGTCAAGGACAAGGACGTCGATGCCTATATCAAGGAGCCGGCGCAGACGCTGGATAACGCCTGA
- a CDS encoding DUF6629 family protein — protein sequence MCISAEVNFVASAVIGAVGVATLAHVRHPRDVLFGAMPLLFALHQFTEGFVWLGLDGAISELSRDNAAFLFLLYAQGILPIAMPLSVLLMEDVPWRRVALAAITALAFVFGAYMIWGVMSFPTSCYAENRSVVYSNPVTETMWTGILYILVTCGALVLSGFHVVRWFGVLNLIGLTVVFLMKSYAFSSVWCFYAAVISVLLYWQFRTGKIRPLPAMA from the coding sequence ATGTGTATTTCTGCCGAGGTCAATTTCGTGGCCAGTGCCGTCATCGGTGCTGTCGGTGTCGCGACACTTGCCCATGTCCGCCATCCGCGCGATGTCCTGTTTGGCGCGATGCCGCTGCTGTTCGCGCTTCACCAGTTCACCGAAGGCTTCGTCTGGCTGGGTCTTGACGGTGCGATCAGTGAACTGTCGCGGGACAATGCCGCTTTCCTGTTCCTGCTGTACGCACAGGGTATACTGCCCATCGCGATGCCGCTTTCGGTTCTTCTCATGGAAGACGTCCCGTGGCGACGTGTGGCGTTGGCCGCGATCACCGCGCTGGCGTTCGTGTTCGGTGCCTACATGATCTGGGGCGTCATGTCCTTCCCGACATCCTGCTACGCCGAGAACAGGTCTGTCGTCTATTCCAACCCGGTCACGGAAACGATGTGGACGGGCATCCTCTATATCCTCGTGACCTGTGGTGCGCTGGTCCTGTCGGGATTCCACGTGGTCCGTTGGTTCGGGGTCTTGAACCTGATCGGACTGACGGTCGTGTTCCTGATGAAATCCTATGCTTTCTCCTCGGTCTGGTGTTTCTACGCCGCCGTGATCAGTGTCTTGCTTTACTGGCAGTTCCGAACCGGAAAGATCCGGCCCTTGCCCGCCATGGCGTGA
- a CDS encoding PRC-barrel domain-containing protein — protein sequence MTRIATLATAALLAAVAAGPSAAQNQELQPFTTVPDTLLTPAQKASSIIGATAYASPDENIGTVHDIVFDWQHPDRVIGYIVDAGGFLGIDAAHVFVPVDSAEVRVDGWNVSLIVDIEASIFKADAKLD from the coding sequence ATGACACGCATCGCCACCCTTGCTACCGCAGCTCTTCTTGCCGCGGTGGCCGCCGGACCTTCTGCCGCCCAAAATCAAGAACTGCAGCCCTTCACCACCGTGCCGGATACCCTGCTGACACCGGCGCAAAAGGCGTCTTCGATCATCGGGGCGACCGCCTACGCCAGTCCAGATGAGAATATCGGCACCGTGCACGACATCGTCTTCGACTGGCAGCATCCCGACCGTGTCATCGGCTACATCGTCGACGCGGGCGGTTTTCTTGGGATCGATGCGGCACATGTCTTTGTTCCCGTCGACAGTGCCGAAGTGCGGGTCGACGGTTGGAACGTCAGCCTGATCGTCGACATCGAAGCCTCCATCTTCAAGGCCGACGCAAAGCTCGACTGA
- a CDS encoding FMN-binding glutamate synthase family protein, with amino-acid sequence MSDHLNSILDTCKRAVVPIIAAVLCVVALVAGWIWVAVLLALVVLLGLYDAFQTRWTITRNYPVAGRIRWLFHDLRPYLHSYIVEDDLGGTPYSLAARRLVHARADGVTDTQPFGTERNTDEDTYHWVGHSISPTKNPVKSPRVDVGSDQCSKPYSASVLNISAMSFGALSANAVRALNLGAKKGGYYHDTGEGGLSPYHLENGGDIVWELGSGYFGARDKDGNFDPGKFAETAQRDEVKMTEIKLSQGAKPGHGGLLPAAKVTEEIAKIRQVPAHQDCLSPRGHSAFSTPIELLEFAAKMRDLSGGKPVGLKLCIGQPHEPFAIMKAIIETGIHPDFIVVDGGEGGTGAAPLELSDWVGMPLSEGLILMRNALVGAGVKSQIRLAASGKVYSGMGLARNIAQGADWCNAARAFMFSVGCIQAQRCHLGTCPTGVTAQDPSRQRGLVPEVQGERSARFHDKTVDALMEIVASAGLEHPCDLEPHHLMHRKGPEKAVPFDRVHPFLTEGALLDAPEDTIYADFWRAAQSGSFRPAVDLAKARAK; translated from the coding sequence ATGAGCGACCACCTGAACAGCATTCTCGACACATGCAAACGGGCGGTCGTTCCCATCATCGCCGCAGTGCTGTGCGTGGTCGCGCTTGTCGCTGGGTGGATCTGGGTGGCGGTGCTTCTGGCGCTTGTGGTCTTGCTGGGGCTCTACGATGCATTCCAGACCCGCTGGACCATCACACGGAACTATCCAGTGGCCGGCCGGATCAGGTGGCTTTTCCACGATCTGCGGCCGTACCTCCACAGCTATATCGTCGAGGACGACCTCGGCGGCACGCCATACTCCCTGGCGGCCCGGCGTCTTGTCCATGCCCGTGCCGATGGCGTCACTGACACGCAGCCCTTCGGCACCGAGCGCAATACCGACGAGGACACCTATCACTGGGTTGGCCATTCCATCTCGCCCACCAAGAACCCGGTAAAGTCGCCTCGGGTCGATGTGGGGTCGGATCAGTGCAGCAAACCATATTCGGCGTCGGTCCTGAACATTTCGGCCATGAGCTTTGGCGCGCTGTCGGCCAATGCCGTGCGGGCGCTGAACCTGGGCGCAAAGAAGGGCGGGTATTACCACGACACCGGCGAAGGCGGGCTGTCGCCCTATCACCTGGAAAACGGCGGCGATATCGTGTGGGAACTGGGGTCGGGCTATTTCGGCGCCCGCGACAAGGACGGCAATTTCGACCCCGGTAAGTTCGCCGAGACCGCGCAGCGCGACGAGGTCAAGATGACCGAGATCAAGCTGAGCCAGGGCGCCAAACCCGGCCACGGGGGCCTCCTGCCCGCGGCCAAGGTCACTGAAGAAATCGCAAAGATCCGTCAGGTGCCCGCGCATCAGGACTGCCTGTCGCCGCGCGGCCATTCGGCTTTTTCCACGCCGATCGAACTGCTGGAATTCGCCGCGAAAATGCGGGATCTGTCGGGCGGCAAACCCGTGGGCCTGAAACTGTGCATCGGCCAGCCGCACGAACCTTTCGCCATCATGAAGGCGATCATCGAGACCGGCATCCACCCAGATTTCATTGTTGTCGACGGTGGCGAGGGCGGCACCGGCGCGGCGCCGCTGGAGCTGTCAGACTGGGTCGGCATGCCCCTGTCCGAAGGCCTGATCCTGATGCGCAACGCGCTGGTGGGGGCCGGCGTCAAATCGCAAATCAGGCTGGCGGCGAGCGGCAAGGTCTATTCCGGCATGGGCCTGGCGCGCAACATCGCGCAGGGGGCGGACTGGTGCAACGCGGCGCGGGCCTTCATGTTCTCTGTTGGGTGCATTCAGGCGCAACGCTGCCATCTGGGCACTTGCCCGACCGGCGTCACCGCGCAGGACCCCAGCCGCCAGCGGGGACTGGTGCCGGAGGTTCAGGGCGAACGCTCGGCCCGGTTCCACGACAAGACCGTCGATGCCCTGATGGAGATCGTCGCGTCTGCCGGGCTGGAACATCCATGCGATCTGGAACCGCATCATCTGATGCACCGCAAGGGACCTGAAAAAGCGGTGCCGTTTGACCGGGTTCATCCATTCCTCACCGAAGGCGCCCTGTTGGATGCGCCCGAAGACACGATCTACGCGGATTTCTGGCGTGCGGCACAGTCGGGCAGTTTCCGACCGGCAGTCGATCTCGCCAAGGCGCGGGCAAAATAA
- a CDS encoding ubiquinone-dependent pyruvate dehydrogenase has product MAKVAEIVVDALLEAGAKRCWGIVGDTINHFTDAVRKSDLCWVHVRHEEAGGLAAGGEAYFTGELVVCAGTCGPGTLHFVNGMFESHRNGAPVVLIASDVARAETGLGFPQELDQRKIYEQYSVFCEYISHPDQARRITVQAAQAALTKGGVAVVIVNGDMFEEDSKDDLPWSVHRPKSHLRPVDAELDALAEKLNAAGTVTLYAGIGARDAKPQLVALAQKLAAPIAHTSRSKEFIEPDNPYNIGMIGILGNKAGVEAIDAADVMLCLGTDFAYTQFYPGQEKIVQIDRDPTHIGRRAPVGMGLVGDVGATIDALLDRLKQKNDKSHLEAARKQWKKDLDGYADEAEESDPSLIHPQFVTHTLDRLAAPDAIFTADGGSPMVWLLRHLTANGQRNFLTSLLHGTMANAYPQAMGAAAAYPDRQVISMSGDGGMTMLMGDLLTLKQEKLPVKILIYNNGSLGFVEMEQRVEGLLDSYTGLENPDFAKLAEVCGLKGWRVENADDLEGAMAEWLAADGPAVLDVRVNRVELVMPPKVEAGQVASTALFGMKAVLDGRAREVISLLRDNFLR; this is encoded by the coding sequence ATGGCCAAAGTTGCCGAAATCGTTGTGGATGCCCTGTTGGAAGCCGGCGCAAAACGCTGCTGGGGGATTGTCGGCGATACGATCAATCACTTCACCGATGCGGTGCGGAAGTCGGACCTGTGCTGGGTGCACGTGCGCCACGAAGAGGCCGGCGGTCTGGCCGCGGGTGGCGAAGCCTACTTCACCGGTGAGCTGGTGGTCTGCGCAGGCACCTGCGGGCCAGGTACGCTCCATTTCGTCAACGGGATGTTCGAGAGCCACCGCAATGGCGCACCCGTCGTTCTGATCGCCTCGGACGTGGCGCGCGCCGAGACCGGCCTTGGCTTCCCGCAAGAACTGGACCAACGCAAGATCTACGAACAATACAGCGTGTTCTGCGAATACATCTCGCATCCAGATCAGGCACGCCGGATCACCGTGCAGGCCGCTCAGGCGGCGCTGACCAAGGGCGGCGTCGCAGTGGTCATCGTCAATGGCGACATGTTCGAAGAAGACAGCAAGGACGACCTGCCCTGGTCCGTCCATCGGCCCAAATCGCACCTGCGCCCCGTGGACGCAGAGCTTGACGCGCTGGCTGAAAAGCTCAACGCGGCGGGCACCGTCACGCTTTACGCCGGGATCGGCGCGCGCGATGCCAAGCCTCAGCTTGTGGCGCTGGCACAAAAGCTGGCCGCGCCCATCGCCCACACCAGCCGCTCGAAGGAATTCATCGAGCCCGACAATCCCTACAACATCGGCATGATCGGCATCCTCGGCAACAAGGCGGGTGTCGAGGCGATCGACGCCGCCGATGTGATGCTCTGCCTTGGCACGGATTTCGCCTATACGCAGTTTTATCCCGGGCAGGAGAAGATTGTGCAGATCGACCGCGATCCAACGCATATCGGACGCCGCGCGCCGGTGGGCATGGGCCTTGTCGGCGATGTCGGCGCGACCATCGATGCGCTTCTGGACCGGCTGAAGCAGAAAAACGACAAGTCCCATCTGGAGGCCGCACGAAAGCAGTGGAAAAAGGATCTCGACGGCTATGCTGACGAGGCTGAGGAAAGCGATCCATCGCTCATCCATCCGCAGTTCGTCACCCACACGCTCGACCGCCTGGCCGCGCCTGACGCGATCTTTACCGCCGATGGCGGGTCGCCCATGGTCTGGCTGCTGCGGCACCTGACGGCGAACGGCCAGCGGAACTTCCTGACCAGCCTGCTGCATGGCACGATGGCCAACGCCTATCCGCAGGCCATGGGCGCGGCGGCGGCCTATCCCGACCGTCAGGTCATCTCGATGAGCGGCGACGGTGGCATGACGATGCTCATGGGCGATCTGCTGACGCTCAAACAGGAAAAGCTGCCGGTCAAAATTCTGATCTACAACAACGGCTCGCTCGGATTTGTCGAGATGGAACAACGTGTCGAAGGGTTGCTGGACAGCTACACCGGGCTTGAAAACCCCGATTTCGCCAAGCTGGCCGAAGTCTGCGGTCTCAAGGGTTGGCGCGTCGAAAACGCGGACGACCTTGAAGGCGCGATGGCCGAATGGCTGGCCGCCGACGGACCGGCCGTTCTCGACGTTCGGGTCAACCGTGTCGAATTGGTCATGCCGCCCAAGGTCGAAGCCGGTCAGGTTGCCTCGACCGCGCTGTTCGGGATGAAGGCCGTGCTGGACGGCCGCGCGCGCGAGGTCATTTCTCTCCTCCGCGACAATTTCCTGCGGTAG
- a CDS encoding DedA family protein, with amino-acid sequence MTVSVVSGWGLLGGSIPAAVFITILLEAFGVPLPGESALIAASAAAGAGETRLPLVFLAAWAGAVIGDNIGYFIGRRYGQSLVERYGARIGLTQALYARVELAARKYGAFMVVVARFFVVLRQFNGLVAGSTGMPWFRFLVANIVGAAAWAAVWTLLGDRAARWLTHHPNVMHAVPLFAFAAVAIFVSVLLYRRRGSRRGPRGS; translated from the coding sequence ATGACCGTCTCGGTGGTGTCTGGCTGGGGGTTGCTGGGTGGCAGCATCCCGGCCGCCGTCTTCATTACCATCCTTCTTGAGGCTTTTGGCGTGCCGCTGCCTGGCGAAAGCGCGCTGATCGCCGCCTCGGCCGCCGCGGGGGCGGGCGAGACACGGCTGCCTTTGGTCTTTTTGGCGGCGTGGGCGGGGGCCGTAATCGGCGACAACATCGGCTACTTCATCGGGCGCCGATACGGGCAATCCTTGGTCGAGCGCTACGGCGCGCGCATTGGACTGACACAGGCGCTTTATGCGCGCGTCGAGCTCGCGGCGCGGAAATACGGGGCGTTCATGGTTGTCGTCGCGCGGTTCTTCGTCGTTCTGCGCCAATTCAACGGGTTGGTCGCGGGATCGACGGGAATGCCGTGGTTCCGGTTCCTTGTCGCCAACATCGTCGGCGCGGCGGCCTGGGCCGCAGTATGGACATTGCTGGGCGACAGGGCCGCGCGCTGGCTGACACACCATCCGAACGTGATGCACGCGGTTCCGCTGTTCGCGTTTGCAGCGGTTGCGATCTTTGTCTCCGTTCTTCTTTATCGAAGACGGGGCTCACGCCGAGGCCCCCGAGGGTCGTAA